The Candidatus Thorarchaeota archaeon genome includes a window with the following:
- the crcB gene encoding fluoride efflux transporter CrcB, whose product MRDIVLVGLGGFVGAVLRYILSGVLQTEGESFPVGTLFVNFTGTLILGFVVYSAEFLDFISHHMGLFLTMGVLGAFTTMSTFGLEAFRMFESGNYVSLAVYIVGTIALVFIGMFIARNSAHVLCSIHLEN is encoded by the coding sequence ATGCGTGACATAGTACTTGTAGGACTAGGTGGGTTTGTTGGAGCTGTACTGAGATATATCCTCTCAGGGGTACTCCAGACTGAAGGGGAATCATTTCCTGTGGGTACTCTATTTGTGAATTTCACCGGGACATTGATACTGGGATTCGTGGTCTATTCAGCAGAATTCCTCGATTTCATATCTCATCATATGGGCCTTTTTCTCACAATGGGGGTTTTGGGAGCATTCACCACTATGTCAACGTTTGGTCTCGAAGCTTTCAGGATGTTCGAGAGCGGCAACTACGTCTCTTTAGCTGTGTATATCGTTGGAACAATTGCCCTCGTCTTCATAGGGATGTTCATTGCAAGGAACTCTGCCCATGTTCTATGCTCGATTCATCTGGAAAACTAG